The genomic region CGTGGGCGAGGGCGTACCCCGAGATGGAGTGGGGAATCTCCTCGCTGGCGTAGTGCTCGCGGTCCGGTTCCCCGAGCAGTTCGGCGTCGACGAAGTCGACGTACTCGTAGCACTTACCCACGTCGTGGAGCAGGCAGGCCGCCACGATAGTGTCGAGGTCGGGGTCAGCACCGTGGAACTCGCGCTGTATCTCCGCAGACTCGATGGCGATCTTCGTCACCCCCCGGACGTGTTCGACGTTGGTCACCTCGTGGATGTTCCAGGCGTAGGGGATGTCCTCGATGTGCTGCCAGCCGCCGCGGTCGAGTCCCAGGACCCATGCCTCGACGACCTGCTCGCGCAACTCGACGTTCTCGATACGGTCGAGTTCGGGGTACGCCTCCCGGACCTGGGCGGTGTAGTCCGGGTCGGCCATCTAGTACCCCTCGACGTCGCCGAGGTCGTTCTTGACGAGTCGTTCCTTGCCGATGAAGCGCGGGCGCTTCTCGACCGCGAGGAAGTTGTCCACGTCCGCGCGGGCCTTCGCGGCGACCTCGCGTGTGGGGTCGTAGTCTCTGGAGCCCTCACTCCCGAGTGCCTCGTGGAGGTCGTCGAGCGTCTCGAAGTAGAGCTCGGCGACGCCGTCGAACTCGGCGTTCTCCGGGTCCGTCGGATAGACGGTCTGGTAGCGAACCACGCCTTCGATATCCTTGGCGAGGGGCGAGTGGTTGTTCTCCCAGTAGTCGCGGAACTCCTCGTGGGTCATGCCGTCCTTGCGGACGAGGAAGGCCGAATGTTTGTAGAGGCCGTCTGTGTCGCCGGCTACCTCGTCCTTCCAGATCTTCTCCTCCCCGATGAACCGGGGTCGTCGCTCGATGTCGAGGAAGTTGTTCACGTCCTCGCGGGCCTTGGCAGCGACCTCGCGTGTGGGGTCGTAGTCTCTGGAGCCTTCACTCCCGAGTGCCTCGTGGAGGTCGTCCAGTGTCTCGAAGTAGAGTTCGGCCAGTCCATCGAACTCGGCGTTCTCCGGGTCCGTGGGGAGGACCGTCTGGTAGCGGACCACGCCCTCGATATCTCTCGCGATGGGCGTGTGGTTGTTCTGCCAGTAGTCGACGAACTCCTCGTGGGTCATATCGTCCTGTCTGACCAGCAGCGCGATGTGTTTGAACATACGTGAAGAACGTCGCCTCGTCCGGGCATAAAACCCGATGCGTCACCCCCTCGCACGTCTGTGGAATCCGGACACGACCGTGCCACTGAGAGCACCTGCGTCGAAGCGCACGCCCGCCGACCTCTCGTTCTGTCGAACGGAAACTTCAAGCCTTCTATTAGGTGTTTTCGCAAGACGCAAGCGTTGCAGGGAATTGATGTGAAGCCCTACGCACTGATAAACCCAGTCTATACGGGGGCGAACTGCTTTACCCTATTTTTAATAATGAAACATCCATGGCACGGGGAAACAATGACCGCGCAGTCACGTCCGGAAATAAAGGTAGCTCTATCGGGTCTCGGCGGGACTTCCTGAAACTCGCAGCGGGTGGGAGTGCACTGAGTGTTGCAGGGTGTCTCGGGAACATCGGTGGGTCGGGAGGGTCCAGCGACACACTGACCTACGGTGTCGTGAGCCCGATGTCGGGCCCGTACAGCGGGCTCGCACCGGGGCAGCGAAACGGCGCGAAGCTCGCCATCAAGACGCTCCAGGAGTCGGACGACTTCGACTTCGAGATAGAGGGTGTCTACAAGGACGGCAAGACCGAAGACACGGCCTCCGTGCAGGAGGCCCGCCGCGCCGTCGAACAGGACGGTGCGAACTTCATCATGGGTGCTATCTCCAGTTCTGTCGCACTCGCACTGAACGAGCTCGCCGCTGAAGAACAGGTGATCTACAACCCGGGTGGGGCCGCGGTACCGGTCACGGGCAGTGGATGTAACGAGTACGTCTTCCGGGCGGAGACGAACACGGCACAGATCGCCGAGGCGGTATCCGACTACACCGTCAATAACCTCGGGACGAACGTCTGGTTCCACATCGCGGACTACGCGTACGGGACCTCCGTGCAGAACCGCGTCCAGATGCGGATGGAGGAAGCCGAGCCGAACCTCAACGTCGTCGGCACCTCGAAGTCCGAGCTCGGCGCGAGCAACTTCGACTCCTACATCAGCCAGATCAACAACTCCGACGCGGAGGTCGTCGTCCTCGGGATGACCGGTGGCGACCTCATCACGTTCGTGAGCCAGGCCGTCGACAGCGGCCTGACCGAGAACGTCGACATCATGGCACCGACGATGACCTTCCAGGTCGTCCGTGGCGCGCTCGGCGCGAAGGCGTACGGCACCTACGGTGGCGTCCGCTACATCCCGGGCATCGACAACCCGCAGAACAACTCCTTCGTCGAGGCCTACCAGAGCGAGTACGACGCGATGCCCGACAACTTCGCTCGCGTCGGCTACCAGTCCATCATGATGACCGCCGAAGGCGTGAAGGAGGCAGGGTCGACCAACGTCGACGACGTCATCGACGCCCTGGCCGGGCTGGAGATGGACAGTATCCTCGGCCCGAACCAGTTCCGGAGCTGCGACCACCAGGCGCTCAACCCGACCTGGATGGGCAAGTGTGTCGAACCGGAGTCTGGTGAGATGGCGGACGTCGAGCTGCTCTCGAAGGTCGAGGGTCCCGACGCGATGATACCCTGCGACGAAACCGACTGCTCGCTCTAAGATGTCCGCACTACCACTGGTCTCAGGTGCAGCCATCCTCGAACAGCTCGTCAACGGGCTGACCGTCGGGATGGTGTACGTCCTCCTCGCCGCCGGACTGTCGATCATCTTCGGCGTGATGGACGTCATCAACTTCGCGCACGGGGAGCTGTTAGCCCTGGGCGCGTACCTCGCGGTCGCCCTCTCGACGGCCGGCATCGGCAACTTCTGGGTCGCGTTGCTCGTCGCACCGCTCGCGGTCGCCGTCCTGGGTGGCGCGATGGAGCGGCTGACCATCCGCCCGCTGTACGGCCGGAACCCGCTGTACCACATCCTGTTGACGTTCGGGCTGGTGCTCATCTTCGTCGACGCCATCGAGTTCGTCTGGGGGCCACAGCCACTGAGTCCGCTCGACACCGGCTCGCTGGCTGGTCCCGTGACGATACTCGGCGCGACGAACACGCTCTACAGCTACTTCGTCATCGCCGCCGGCGCGCTCGTCGCGGCCGGTACGTGGCTCATCCTCGAGAAGACGCGGTTCGGGCTCGTCGTCCGTGCCGGGTCGATGGACCGCGGCATGGTCCGTCACCTCGGCATCGACATCGACCGCTACTACACGCTCGTGTTCGCGTTCGGTGCGTTCCTGGCCGCCGTCGGCGGGGTCGTCCTCGCCGGGCGGCAGCCGGTCGGTCCCGGGATGGGTGGCTCGGTCATCATCCCGGCGTTCATCGTCGTCGTGCTCGGCGGCCTCGGCAGCTTCCGCGGGGCGGTCGCGGGTGGCCTGCTCGTCGGCGTCGTCCAGACGCTGGTGCGCTGGCAGCTCCCGTTCCTCGAGGGACTGGTCGTCTTCCTGCTGATGATCGGCGTCCTGCTGGTCCGTCCGCAGGGACTGTTCGGCAGCCCGGAGTGGCACGACCCCGGCGAATCTGGGGGTGAACTACTCACCGGTGCTGGCGGTGGCGTCCTGACACCGGAGCAACGCAAGTACCTCGGCCTGGGACTCGTGGGCTTGCTCGCGCTCGCGCCACTCGGTATCGGCGTCGTGTGGGGGTCGTTCTTCGTGAACACCTTCCTCGTGGAGATCCTCATCTGGGCGCTGTTCGCGCTCAGTCTCGACCTCGTCATGGGCTACACCGGACTGGTGTCGCTCGGCCACGTGCTGTTCTATGGGGTCGGCGCGTACGCGACGGTCCTGTTCGCGCTGTACCTCATCCCGTCGTTCTGGCTGGCGCTGCTGGCCGGCATCGTGGTCGCGGGGCTCATCGCCTGGCTGGTCGGGTACCTGTCCATCCGGGTCTCCGGCGTGTACTTCTCGATGATCACGCTGGCGTTCGCGGAACTGTTCGCCAGTCTCGCCGTGAAGATGCCGGGCCTGCGTGCGGAGTTCAACCCGTTCCTCGCGTCCATCGGCCTCCCGACCATCCCGCCCCTGACCAACGGGGAGGACGGTATCGGGGCCGAGGCGCTGTACTACGGCCTGACCTCCGGCCCGGAGTTCGGTGACGTCTCGCTGCTCGGTGAGATCACCCTGAACTACTACGTCATCCTCGCGCTGGTCGTCGGTTCGTACTTCGTCGCGCGGCGGCTCATCGACGCCCCCTTCGGGAGCGTCCTGCAGGCCATCCGCGAGTCCGAACAGCGTGCGTCGTTCCTCGGCTACGACACGACCGCGTACAAGCGCCGGGCGTTCGTCGTCAGTGGCGCGCTCGGCGGGCTGGCCGGCGGGCTGCGCGCGACCCAGACCCTGGGTCGGTCGTCCCCCGGCTTCCTCGACTGGCTCCTCTCCGGCGAGGTCATCGTCATGACCCTGCTGGGCGGGATGGGGACCCTCTACGGCCCGATGATCGGGGCTGCCGGGTTCATCTCGCTGGAGGAACTGCTGCTCGAACAGGGAATCGACTACTGGCAGGGCGTCCTCGGCGTCGTGTTCGTCCTGTTCGTCGTCTTCGTCCCGCGCGGACTCGTCTCGGTGCCGTCGCTGCTCAAGCAACGCCAGCAGACGATGTCCTCGGGCGGTGAAGGCGGCTCTCCCGACGCGGAACCCACGGAGGTGAGTGACTGATGGCGACCAGCGAACAGGAGACGAAATCGTTCGACTCGGGCGACCCCGTGCTCGAGACGAAGAACCTGACCCGCCGGTTCGGCGAACTCGTCGCGACCGACGACCTCACGCTGGAGGTCCAGGCGGGCGAGTTCCGGAGCATCATCGGCCCGAACGGGGCGGGGAAGACCACCCTGTTCAACCTCATCTCGGGCGCACTGCTCCCGAGTGACGGGTCGATACTGTTCCAGGGTGAGGACGTCTCACAGCTCCCGCCGAACCAGCGCGTCCGCAAGGGAATCGGGCGGTCGTTCCAGATAACGAACGTCTTCGGCGGACTCACGGTGCGAGAGAACGTCCGCCTGGCCGCACAGGCGACCCTTCGTGAGCGCTCTGTCGTGGAGAACTTCTTCGGTAACAAGGACTCCTTCGACGACCTGAACGAGCGGACCGACGACGTGCTCGGTCGCATCGGCCTCGACGGCCGTGGCGACGAGCGCGCGTCGACGCTCGCGTACGGTGACCGTCGCCGGCTGGAGATCGGCCTCGTGCTGGCGACCGACCCCGACCTCGTCATGCTCGACGAGCCCACCGCGGGCATGAGCGCCGAGGAGACGCGTGCGACGATGGAACTCATCAGCGACGTCCTCGCCGACAAAACCGTGTTGCTCATCGAACACGACATCGAACTCGTCATGAACGCATCGGACCGAATCACCGTCCTCAACCGTGGGTCGGAACTCGCGACCGGCGTGCCGGAGGCGGTCGCCGCGAACGACGAGGTCCAGCAGGCCTACCTCGGTGGTGGTGTGCTGTGAGCTTCCTCGAACTCGAGAACGTCCACGGTGGCTACGGCGAGACGGAGGTCCTCTCGGGCGTCACGCTCGACGTCGAAGAGGGCGAGGTCGTCTCGCTCGTCGGCCGGAACGGCGTCGGCAAGACGACGACCCTGCGAAGCGTCGTCGGCGTCGTCGACCCGGTCAAGGGGTCGATCCACTACCAGGGCGAGGACATCACGGGTGCCTCCTCGGAGGACGTGGCCCGGAAAGGCATCGGCTTCGTTCCGGAGGAACGTCGCGTGTTCCCGGGACTGACCGTCACGGAGAACCTCCGGATGGGCAACTTCGGCGGCAGCGACACGGCACACCGTCGCTCCGTCGAGGACATCTGGGAGCTCGACGCCTTCGAGAACCTCCGCGAACGCAAGGACAGCCGCGGTGCCGACCTCTCCGGCGGGGAGCAACAGATGCTCTCCATCGCCCGGGCGATGGTCGCCGGTGCGGACCTGCTGTTGCTCGACGAACCGACCGAGGGGCTCGCCCCCATCATCGTCGAGCGCGTCGCCGACCTGGTGACCGAACTCAACGAGGAGGGCATCTCGGTCCTGCTCGTCGAGCAGAACGTCGCCGTGGCGAGCAAGCTCGCCGACCGGGTGTTCATCCTCGACAAAGGCGAGATCGTCTACGAGGGCACTCCCGAAGAACTGGACGAGAACGACTCCGTGCGCGACAGGCACCTCGGGGTGAGCATCTGACAGGGCCGCCTGTCGGCACCTGAATCGATTTACAGACACGAAACACTGGTTCAACACATGGTCTACAACGACATCGAAACCGCAGCACGAGAGGAAGTCACAGCAGTGCAGAACGAACGCCTTCGCGAGACCGTCGAGCACGTCTACGAGAACGTGCCGTGGTACCGCGAGCAGTTCGAGGAGGCGGGCATCACGCCCGACGACATCGAGTCGCTCGACGACATCACGAAGCTCCCCTTCACCACGAAGGAGGACATCCGCGACAACTACCCGACCGACCTGTTCGCGGTCGACCGGAGCGAACTGCGTCGCATCCACGCCTCC from Haloarchaeobius sp. HME9146 harbors:
- a CDS encoding HD domain-containing protein, whose product is MADPDYTAQVREAYPELDRIENVELREQVVEAWVLGLDRGGWQHIEDIPYAWNIHEVTNVEHVRGVTKIAIESAEIQREFHGADPDLDTIVAACLLHDVGKCYEYVDFVDAELLGEPDREHYASEEIPHSISGYALAHEVGVPLSVQRAIPHFLGEVPKRTLEAELVKSANSASSNAITQSAMGITLKEWVAQYSQTQE
- a CDS encoding EthD domain-containing protein — encoded protein: MFKHIALLVRQDDMTHEEFVDYWQNNHTPIARDIEGVVRYQTVLPTDPENAEFDGLAELYFETLDDLHEALGSEGSRDYDPTREVAAKAREDVNNFLDIERRPRFIGEEKIWKDEVAGDTDGLYKHSAFLVRKDGMTHEEFRDYWENNHSPLAKDIEGVVRYQTVYPTDPENAEFDGVAELYFETLDDLHEALGSEGSRDYDPTREVAAKARADVDNFLAVEKRPRFIGKERLVKNDLGDVEGY
- a CDS encoding ABC transporter substrate-binding protein — encoded protein: MARGNNDRAVTSGNKGSSIGSRRDFLKLAAGGSALSVAGCLGNIGGSGGSSDTLTYGVVSPMSGPYSGLAPGQRNGAKLAIKTLQESDDFDFEIEGVYKDGKTEDTASVQEARRAVEQDGANFIMGAISSSVALALNELAAEEQVIYNPGGAAVPVTGSGCNEYVFRAETNTAQIAEAVSDYTVNNLGTNVWFHIADYAYGTSVQNRVQMRMEEAEPNLNVVGTSKSELGASNFDSYISQINNSDAEVVVLGMTGGDLITFVSQAVDSGLTENVDIMAPTMTFQVVRGALGAKAYGTYGGVRYIPGIDNPQNNSFVEAYQSEYDAMPDNFARVGYQSIMMTAEGVKEAGSTNVDDVIDALAGLEMDSILGPNQFRSCDHQALNPTWMGKCVEPESGEMADVELLSKVEGPDAMIPCDETDCSL
- a CDS encoding ABC transporter permease, producing MSALPLVSGAAILEQLVNGLTVGMVYVLLAAGLSIIFGVMDVINFAHGELLALGAYLAVALSTAGIGNFWVALLVAPLAVAVLGGAMERLTIRPLYGRNPLYHILLTFGLVLIFVDAIEFVWGPQPLSPLDTGSLAGPVTILGATNTLYSYFVIAAGALVAAGTWLILEKTRFGLVVRAGSMDRGMVRHLGIDIDRYYTLVFAFGAFLAAVGGVVLAGRQPVGPGMGGSVIIPAFIVVVLGGLGSFRGAVAGGLLVGVVQTLVRWQLPFLEGLVVFLLMIGVLLVRPQGLFGSPEWHDPGESGGELLTGAGGGVLTPEQRKYLGLGLVGLLALAPLGIGVVWGSFFVNTFLVEILIWALFALSLDLVMGYTGLVSLGHVLFYGVGAYATVLFALYLIPSFWLALLAGIVVAGLIAWLVGYLSIRVSGVYFSMITLAFAELFASLAVKMPGLRAEFNPFLASIGLPTIPPLTNGEDGIGAEALYYGLTSGPEFGDVSLLGEITLNYYVILALVVGSYFVARRLIDAPFGSVLQAIRESEQRASFLGYDTTAYKRRAFVVSGALGGLAGGLRATQTLGRSSPGFLDWLLSGEVIVMTLLGGMGTLYGPMIGAAGFISLEELLLEQGIDYWQGVLGVVFVLFVVFVPRGLVSVPSLLKQRQQTMSSGGEGGSPDAEPTEVSD
- a CDS encoding ABC transporter ATP-binding protein encodes the protein MATSEQETKSFDSGDPVLETKNLTRRFGELVATDDLTLEVQAGEFRSIIGPNGAGKTTLFNLISGALLPSDGSILFQGEDVSQLPPNQRVRKGIGRSFQITNVFGGLTVRENVRLAAQATLRERSVVENFFGNKDSFDDLNERTDDVLGRIGLDGRGDERASTLAYGDRRRLEIGLVLATDPDLVMLDEPTAGMSAEETRATMELISDVLADKTVLLIEHDIELVMNASDRITVLNRGSELATGVPEAVAANDEVQQAYLGGGVL
- a CDS encoding ABC transporter ATP-binding protein, with protein sequence MSFLELENVHGGYGETEVLSGVTLDVEEGEVVSLVGRNGVGKTTTLRSVVGVVDPVKGSIHYQGEDITGASSEDVARKGIGFVPEERRVFPGLTVTENLRMGNFGGSDTAHRRSVEDIWELDAFENLRERKDSRGADLSGGEQQMLSIARAMVAGADLLLLDEPTEGLAPIIVERVADLVTELNEEGISVLLVEQNVAVASKLADRVFILDKGEIVYEGTPEELDENDSVRDRHLGVSI